In one window of Microcoleus sp. FACHB-831 DNA:
- the hpsB gene encoding hormogonium polysaccharide secretion pseudopilin HpsB — protein sequence MKRKQKQHIPHSSQAGFTLIESLVAIIVVAVLLTAMAPVMVLSTATRMQSKRVERGVEASKAYINALQSRAIPAPAHTVQVVGEYKPPTTVGGKGEFTSKRGTFTDAPAPSAADFTCTTPGANGYCKNTPGATLYCFDIDGIAGCDSTSQRDLIVQAVRSTTVANGSDDSDKGYLMMVRVYRADALRNGGLLKTQKLQGQKQATSTAGMGARLLPLVEMTTEIRPARPDYQDFCDRISCKN from the coding sequence ATGAAACGCAAACAAAAGCAGCATATTCCTCACTCTAGTCAGGCTGGTTTCACTCTCATCGAGTCGTTGGTGGCAATTATAGTGGTAGCCGTTCTGCTGACAGCAATGGCACCTGTTATGGTTCTATCTACAGCGACAAGGATGCAGTCAAAGCGGGTGGAACGGGGAGTCGAAGCCTCCAAAGCCTACATCAATGCTCTCCAGTCAAGAGCGATTCCGGCTCCCGCCCACACAGTTCAGGTAGTGGGGGAGTACAAGCCCCCCACCACCGTTGGCGGAAAAGGAGAATTCACATCCAAAAGGGGTACTTTCACTGATGCGCCTGCTCCAAGTGCAGCAGATTTTACCTGTACCACACCAGGCGCAAATGGATACTGCAAAAACACTCCGGGAGCGACCTTGTACTGTTTCGATATTGACGGTATTGCTGGCTGCGATAGTACCAGTCAGAGGGATTTGATAGTTCAGGCTGTTAGGAGTACAACAGTTGCTAATGGTAGCGATGATTCCGATAAGGGCTACCTGATGATGGTTAGGGTTTATAGGGCAGATGCCTTAAGGAACGGCGGTTTGCTTAAGACACAGAAGCTACAAGGTCAAAAACAAGCAACTTCTACAGCAGGAATGGGCGCTCGCCTATTGCCCCTGGTAGAAATGACTACAGAAATACGCCCTGCGAGACCCGACTATCAGGATTTCTGCGATCGCATTAGTTGTAAAAACTAG
- the hpsA gene encoding hormogonium polysaccharide biosynthesis protein HpsA, translating into MSLSNKLIKGVKKFSRQLWQVSRTITKSLMTWLLRGMMLRGRRNRATNAGFVLPTVTMVLLVVVLLTTAIVFRSFDRAKNASNIRVSETVLAAATPGIDRAKAKIAQVFKDPDVNKNKPSEEQLYDVMSRRKFTFGDEIQLTLAYDINNSGGIESTTIANLASDETLKTAWKFPVDTNNDGKFDSFTLYGIYFRTPDARTTNSNRTPVEARTTPMDETLAGGACAQAAGTAASKADGAGWYTIGNRAKKSFLVYTATVPITQADIDSLDPDVYKNKEEQFQTYKGNQGFSAVEYQQDWAQIPLDNNAVVYEDDLVITPGSGINLNGRIMTNSNLITGRESAQTGEINYYLVSSPNSCFYKEENSKIIVGGNVVVGRPGATTPFLPVDVHLFNQSNRTATPNRVQLTTTNDSVIDTASQIAYNSRTYAERINSLVNTWVTTNPGSLQGDGAFYNAADPDDVIKAIKNNINPRDPQVRLKELEAHFKDTTRRVAFKEDPFISTAPQQANIQGTKDTVRPQDLWMFPTDPNNGFESSSYSKVLLSNSGNTINPPATDPEKQKVMKREPLLGDRVVVGNGLPAKWDVVAGRILGEERKQLIKPSGDAVWNGSTQKRYRITQTRPLSDLGDTDRNGFWEESAARSPQQLLDGFGGMRVVTGAGIYVDDDGDIAKGPPTYKRQDTDSSNKGKTSFLPPPQWDLKYDPQGTAPTKVNLEKLKLAGEDPILVWPDSMPMRGGYEEINGNEENPIPLDRKGDLLMRATAVYHYATDAVTNVNRSDMKPIACVSSYYNPTDERTARNEAGLKDVSGVIDTNGDGTPDTLANGKAILPALGANDGKSNNGIVYQPVDRGSFAGSLTQLRRQARLVYPNGRFANEPLRNAIEKYTAGAFANFTMADYSAVDTALCALSILDKTATPATVVPDGAIYETAFLDTREVKEIDKVRPTPGTEASYDVFVEDRQPLEVKATVLDLNLLRQKQIAIQGSRPAKPEPEYLLPNSGIIYATRDDAALDLSNNSIDTATQKRLSSTDLVLDPTRRISGIMLVNGTRLDRPNTTYQDIEKGLILATNLPAYVKASVNPISSDAYTKTGFNLHQTPSGRLLEEFSDIKLATKAGTWTSADFYGRKDTALDPNFACRKGDPKLPNCTEGDLWRQARVLADSVTLLSSNFQFGFRADGDYDLRNNAGIATVDYTQGDSENKFEIPQSVDETKNGALLGIDLDGNGKEEGSVPVDQKKVPVSLLRRFNGFFDNDFVTSAPWFDVNGFPADKNAATSGFQGSSYANNLVTPIQRRALFPEFLMEICRKIPVSECGPKDWFVGVAGDTPGDDEREVTAREIVANGKYKNKVKVSELLAGTTARPALREADQRYPRRVAFYRDRNNQLLDLEVLGIGNSNDAFNDDEAKVKRYNLDSYDNTRRPRLHPTALWYRTTAGSNFTYNPGNPLYVKPPETLLGEPLLVPVLQIQTPFGAATANAPLDVERSMGTTDPSASPTIQTRPGTTVPRNTIHWIQPAHYPGNATGSTNSETFNMVIAGGDTPATDTAPNGGLPNFVRLLENWQKSIPRISGGLIQFKRSIYATAPYEVVRAGAANTNRARDLSRFGYEIENSGMADNNRPYRVNNSAGRSPFFLAPDKREWGFDVALLSQLPDLFSQRFTSPSLDPNEFYREVGRDDNWVKTLLCAKQATGTPGNLQPAINSPQYRPTQFCNAKSGG; encoded by the coding sequence ATGTCACTCAGCAACAAGCTAATCAAGGGTGTCAAAAAGTTCAGCCGCCAGCTTTGGCAGGTATCTAGAACCATTACCAAAAGCCTAATGACGTGGCTTTTGCGCGGGATGATGCTTAGGGGACGGAGGAACCGCGCAACAAACGCCGGATTCGTGTTGCCAACGGTGACAATGGTACTCCTGGTAGTAGTGTTGCTGACAACAGCGATCGTCTTCCGGTCTTTTGACAGGGCAAAAAATGCCAGCAATATCAGGGTGAGCGAGACAGTATTGGCAGCTGCCACTCCTGGAATTGACCGCGCTAAGGCAAAAATAGCCCAAGTATTTAAAGATCCCGATGTGAACAAAAACAAACCATCGGAAGAACAATTATATGACGTAATGTCTAGGCGGAAATTTACCTTTGGTGATGAAATACAGCTGACGCTGGCTTATGACATTAATAACAGCGGCGGAATCGAAAGCACCACCATAGCTAATCTGGCAAGTGATGAAACCCTAAAGACCGCATGGAAGTTTCCAGTTGATACAAATAATGACGGTAAGTTTGATAGCTTCACACTTTACGGTATATATTTCCGTACTCCTGATGCGCGTACGACTAACTCAAACAGAACTCCTGTAGAGGCTAGAACAACGCCGATGGATGAGACTTTGGCAGGGGGAGCATGTGCCCAGGCTGCCGGTACAGCTGCTAGTAAGGCAGATGGTGCAGGTTGGTATACTATCGGTAACAGAGCCAAGAAAAGCTTCCTTGTATACACGGCAACAGTGCCAATTACTCAGGCGGATATAGATAGTCTAGACCCTGATGTATATAAAAATAAAGAAGAGCAATTCCAGACTTATAAGGGGAACCAAGGCTTTTCTGCTGTAGAGTACCAACAAGATTGGGCACAGATACCGTTAGACAACAATGCCGTAGTTTATGAAGATGACTTGGTAATTACGCCTGGTTCTGGTATCAACCTGAACGGTCGAATTATGACCAACAGTAATCTTATTACCGGCAGGGAATCAGCACAAACAGGCGAGATAAATTATTACCTAGTAAGCAGCCCGAATTCTTGCTTTTACAAAGAGGAAAATAGCAAGATAATAGTTGGTGGAAATGTAGTTGTTGGTAGACCTGGTGCGACCACACCGTTTCTACCGGTTGACGTTCATCTGTTCAACCAAAGCAATAGAACTGCGACCCCCAACAGAGTTCAACTAACAACGACAAATGACTCAGTAATTGATACGGCCAGCCAGATAGCGTATAACAGTCGTACTTATGCTGAACGAATAAACTCCCTAGTAAATACATGGGTAACTACAAACCCTGGTTCTTTACAAGGGGATGGTGCATTTTATAACGCTGCCGATCCAGATGATGTAATAAAGGCAATTAAGAACAACATCAACCCCAGAGATCCGCAGGTACGCCTGAAAGAATTAGAAGCTCACTTCAAAGACACCACGCGCCGCGTAGCTTTTAAAGAAGATCCTTTTATAAGTACGGCCCCGCAACAAGCAAACATACAAGGAACCAAGGATACCGTGCGACCCCAGGATCTTTGGATGTTCCCAACCGATCCTAACAACGGCTTTGAGAGCAGCAGCTATAGTAAGGTTCTTCTAAGTAATTCAGGTAACACAATAAATCCACCAGCTACAGACCCAGAAAAACAGAAAGTGATGAAGAGGGAGCCATTGCTGGGCGATCGCGTTGTGGTGGGCAATGGCTTACCTGCCAAATGGGATGTTGTAGCTGGAAGAATCTTGGGCGAGGAGCGCAAACAACTCATCAAACCCTCTGGCGATGCAGTATGGAATGGTTCTACGCAGAAGCGTTATCGCATTACCCAGACAAGACCTCTTTCAGATCTGGGGGATACAGATAGAAATGGCTTCTGGGAAGAAAGTGCGGCTAGATCCCCACAGCAGTTGCTAGATGGCTTCGGAGGTATGCGGGTAGTTACTGGGGCTGGCATTTACGTGGATGATGATGGCGATATTGCGAAGGGGCCTCCAACATACAAACGCCAGGACACAGATTCTAGTAACAAAGGTAAAACATCTTTTCTACCCCCTCCGCAATGGGATTTGAAATACGATCCCCAAGGGACTGCTCCAACCAAAGTCAACCTGGAAAAACTAAAGCTTGCAGGTGAAGACCCAATACTGGTGTGGCCTGACAGCATGCCTATGAGGGGTGGGTACGAGGAAATTAATGGGAACGAAGAAAACCCCATTCCATTAGATAGAAAAGGCGATCTCTTAATGAGAGCGACGGCAGTTTATCACTACGCCACAGATGCAGTTACCAATGTGAACCGTAGCGATATGAAACCGATCGCCTGTGTGAGTAGCTACTACAATCCTACAGATGAAAGGACAGCTAGAAATGAGGCAGGCTTAAAGGATGTGAGCGGCGTGATTGATACCAATGGTGATGGCACGCCCGACACCTTAGCCAATGGTAAGGCAATACTGCCAGCACTAGGAGCTAATGATGGCAAGTCAAACAATGGTATCGTTTACCAACCAGTTGATAGAGGCTCTTTTGCAGGATCTTTAACCCAGCTCAGGCGCCAAGCCAGACTTGTATATCCAAACGGGCGCTTTGCCAACGAACCCTTGAGAAATGCGATCGAGAAATATACTGCTGGTGCTTTTGCAAATTTCACGATGGCTGACTATTCAGCAGTAGATACGGCCCTTTGTGCTCTCAGTATCTTGGATAAAACGGCAACCCCCGCAACTGTAGTACCTGATGGAGCAATCTACGAAACTGCATTTCTAGATACTCGCGAAGTTAAGGAAATTGACAAAGTTAGGCCGACTCCTGGAACGGAAGCAAGCTATGACGTTTTCGTGGAAGATCGTCAGCCACTGGAAGTTAAAGCAACAGTATTGGATTTAAACTTGCTACGGCAAAAACAAATTGCAATTCAAGGCAGCCGTCCAGCTAAACCAGAGCCAGAGTACTTGCTGCCAAACAGCGGGATCATTTATGCAACGCGAGATGACGCTGCGCTAGATCTGAGCAACAACAGTATAGATACTGCAACTCAAAAACGGCTGAGTTCGACTGACTTGGTGCTAGATCCTACGCGCAGGATTAGTGGAATCATGCTGGTTAACGGTACGCGCCTAGATCGGCCAAACACCACATATCAAGATATTGAGAAGGGTTTGATCTTAGCCACTAACTTACCAGCTTATGTCAAGGCCTCGGTAAACCCCATTTCAAGTGATGCTTACACCAAGACTGGCTTCAACCTGCATCAAACCCCAAGTGGGAGACTGCTAGAAGAGTTCAGCGATATCAAGCTAGCAACAAAAGCCGGTACGTGGACATCCGCAGACTTCTATGGTCGTAAAGATACAGCTCTAGATCCAAACTTTGCTTGTCGTAAAGGCGACCCCAAGCTGCCAAATTGTACGGAGGGAGACTTATGGCGACAGGCAAGGGTGCTGGCAGATAGTGTAACTTTACTTTCTAGTAATTTCCAGTTTGGTTTCCGGGCGGATGGGGACTATGACTTGAGAAATAACGCTGGGATTGCCACCGTTGATTACACTCAAGGCGATAGCGAGAATAAGTTTGAGATTCCACAAAGCGTCGATGAAACAAAGAATGGTGCTTTGCTGGGTATTGACCTAGATGGTAATGGAAAGGAAGAAGGTAGCGTCCCCGTTGACCAAAAGAAAGTCCCTGTCTCCTTGCTGCGTAGGTTTAATGGGTTTTTCGATAATGACTTCGTAACGAGCGCTCCTTGGTTTGATGTTAACGGATTTCCCGCTGATAAAAATGCCGCTACTTCCGGATTCCAGGGCAGCTCTTATGCCAATAACTTAGTAACGCCGATTCAGCGGCGGGCGCTTTTCCCAGAGTTCTTGATGGAAATTTGCCGGAAGATCCCTGTTTCCGAATGTGGCCCCAAGGACTGGTTTGTGGGCGTGGCTGGTGATACTCCTGGTGACGACGAACGTGAGGTGACAGCGCGTGAAATAGTCGCAAACGGAAAATACAAGAATAAAGTTAAGGTTAGCGAGCTTTTAGCGGGTACCACAGCTAGACCAGCTTTAAGAGAAGCAGATCAACGCTATCCTCGTCGAGTCGCATTCTATCGCGACAGAAATAATCAACTGCTAGATTTGGAGGTGCTGGGAATCGGTAATAGCAATGACGCTTTTAACGATGACGAAGCAAAAGTCAAAAGATATAACCTAGATAGTTACGACAACACAAGGCGCCCTCGGTTGCATCCCACAGCTTTGTGGTACAGGACAACAGCCGGTAGCAACTTTACCTACAACCCTGGCAACCCCCTGTATGTAAAACCTCCAGAAACACTGCTGGGCGAGCCGCTTTTAGTGCCAGTCCTGCAAATTCAGACGCCTTTTGGTGCGGCTACCGCTAATGCCCCCTTAGACGTTGAGCGCTCGATGGGAACAACAGACCCGAGCGCATCACCGACGATACAAACCCGACCAGGCACAACCGTACCGCGCAACACCATACACTGGATTCAGCCAGCTCATTATCCAGGTAATGCCACAGGCTCTACTAACAGCGAAACCTTCAATATGGTAATAGCTGGAGGCGATACTCCGGCCACTGATACTGCACCTAACGGTGGTCTGCCTAACTTTGTGCGGTTGCTAGAAAACTGGCAGAAGAGCATTCCCAGGATCAGCGGGGGTCTGATACAGTTCAAGCGCAGTATCTATGCCACAGCTCCTTACGAGGTGGTAAGAGCAGGTGCAGCAAATACGAATAGGGCAAGAGATCTAAGCCGGTTTGGCTACGAGATCGAGAACAGTGGTATGGCTGATAACAATAGACCGTACAGGGTAAATAACAGTGCGGGCAGATCCCCATTCTTCCTCGCACCTGACAAGCGCGAGTGGGGGTTTGATGTAGCTTTGCTGTCTCAGTTACCAGACTTGTTCTCCCAACGCTTCACAAGCCCATCTTTAGACCCAAATGAGTTTTACAGGGAAGTCGGTCGGGATGACAATTGGGTAAAAACGCTATTGTGCGCGAAGCAGGCCACGGGGACTCCAGGCAATTTACAACCTGCTATCAATTCCCCGCAATATCGTCCTACTCAGTTTTGTAACGCAAAAAGTGGTGGCTGA